Proteins encoded in a region of the Pseudopipra pipra isolate bDixPip1 chromosome 18, bDixPip1.hap1, whole genome shotgun sequence genome:
- the RIMBP2 gene encoding RIMS-binding protein 2 isoform X4, giving the protein MREAAERRQQLELEHEQALAVLNAKQQEIELLQKAQVEAKKEHEGAVQLLEAKVRELEEKCRTQSEQFNLLSRELEKFRQQAGKIDLLSSNTLAPSDISGSPGKSLSQLMNGIATSIGKVHESPSGSRCVISEFIRPLQISGDKPEQLSVKPTFLSKSRSGTPRCRFDSDMDNDQNSNTSKQRYSGKVHLCIARYSYNPFDGPNENPEAELPLTAGKYLYVYGDMDEDGFYEGELLDGQRGLVPSNFVDFVQDNETRLSSTLSSEQDQNFINHSGPALEGDLLEISPPSHIDSGVISNGAGTLDVNIDEIGEDIVPYPRKITLIKQLAKSVIVGWEPPVVPPGWGTISSYNVLVDKEIRMNVALGSRTKALIEKLNISACTYRISIQSITNKGNSDELQCTLLVGKDVIVAPSNLKVDNITQISAELSWLPTNSNYSHVIFLNEEEFDIVKAASYKYHFFNLKPNMAYKVKVMAKPHQMPWQLPLEQREKKEAFVEFSTLPAGPPAPPQDVAVRAGSTPGTIQVSWKPPTLTATGTSHGANVTGYGVYARGQRVAEVIFPTAENTLVELLRLRSLEAREVTVRTLSAQGESVDSSVAAIPPDLLVPPTPHPRTAPKSKPLASAGAPETKEEHLGPHLKRDESWEQTRSASPVHGHTLEPPSFHSHGRRSPSPNRILPQPQGTPIPNTVAKAMAREAAQRVAESNRMERRSVFSDRSSAQYANSDEEEDGYDSPNVKRRGASVDDFLKGSELGKQPHYCHGEEYHTESSRGSDLSDIMEEDEEELYSEMQLEDGGRRRVSGSSHNALKECDKTTEATFLEQPDFSQQIHHSKKLFSIPEVAEEDGEYSELLYKQGLGMPYKKNPKIARDSRAPRPYNQEQQHNFWYPAKHRISGGEDFGADDKGCKYSRSLSRSPDSGLDCGSEEEESRFSFRYPCDAVSAHVAPRCCAEPAHCSCRKSTRPSLARRKTLTRQSSIEEDFGDLGPSFVEPRSEQAKPSYERKYEVQKCNRTDNFSNEDVQGGWKTDFKLADSRAAGPLAKPSHRDAEDSLLLGNPASAGRPERVEHAGRRSSHGSAVPQRSRPMLVPSIDGYGGHDHLSPDLYEESETDPGTEDISTRIFVALFDYDPLTMSPNPDAAEEELPFKEGQIIKVYGDKDADGFYRGETCARIGLIPCNMVSEIQADDEEMMDQLLKQGFLPLNTPIEKIERSRRSGRQQPVTTRRMVALYDYDPRESSPNVDVEAELTFCTGDIITVFGEIDEDGFYYGELNGQKGLVPSNFLEEVPDDVEVFLSDAPSRYVHDTPTRSKAKRVPPENTGTSRRAPSPTVHLHSGSPTSPMGSGSPGRGRDMSSKKKKGLLSKGKKLLKKLGAVK; this is encoded by the exons GCTCAGGTTGAAGCTAAGAAGGAACATGAGGGAGCAGTTCAGTTGCTAGAG GCCAAGGTccgggagctggaggagaaatGCCGGACGCAGAGCGAGCAATTTAACCTCCTGtccagagagctggagaagtttcggcagcaggcagggaagatTGATCTCCTGAGCAGCAACACGTTGGCACCCTCGGATATCTCTGGTTCTCCTGGTAAATCTCTATCCCAGTTAATGAATGGAATAGCCACTTCTATAGGCAAAG TTCATGAAAGCCCTTCTGGAAGTCGCTGTGTGATCTCGGAGTTCATACGACCCCTTCAAATATCTGGAGACAAACCAGAACAACTGTCTGTCAAACCTACATTCCTGTCCAAGTCAAGATCTGGTACCCCAAGATGCAGATTTGATTCAGAC ATGGATAATGATCAGAATTCCAATACCTCAAAGCAGAGATATTCTGGGAAAGTCCATCTTTGCATTGCCCGTTATAG TTACAACCCTTTCGATGGACCAAACGAAAATCCAGAGGCAGAGCTCCCTCTTACGGCAGGAAAGTACCTTTACGTGTACGGAGACATGGATGAAGATGGCTTCTatgaag GAGAACTTCTGGATGGACAAAGAGGACTAGTCCCTTCAAACTTTGTGGATTTTGTTCAAGACAACGAGACCCGGTTATCAAGCACATTAAGCAGCGAACAAGATCAGAATTTTATCAACCACTCGGGTCCTGCTTTGGAAGGAGATCTCTTGGAGATAAGTCCCCCCAGTCACATAGACTCCGGCGTCATCAGCAACGGCGCAGGGACTCTGGATGTGAACATTGATGAAATTGGAGAAGACATTGTGCCTTATCCTAGAAAAATCACCCTTATCAAACAACTAGCCAAAAGTGTCATTGTGGGCTGGGAGCCACCAGTGGTGCCGCCCGGCTGGGGAACCATCAGCAGCTACAACGTCCTGGTGGACAAGGAAATCCGGATGAACGTCGCCTTGGGGAGCAGAACGAAAGCTCTCATAGAAAAGCTCAACATTTCTGCCTGCACATACAGAATATCCATCCAGAGCATCACCAACAAGGGCAACTCCGACGAGCTGCAGTGCACTCTGCTGGTGGGGAAGGATGTCATAGTCGCCCCCTCCAACCTGAAAGTGGACAATATAACCCAGATTTCTGCTGAGCTGTCCTGGCTCCCTACAAACAGTAATTACAGTCACGTCATCTTCCTTAATGAAGAAGAGTTTGACATTGTCAAGGCTGCTAGCTACAAgtaccatttttttaatttgaagccCAATATGGCCTACAAGGTGAAGGTCATGGCAAAGCCCCATCAGATGCCCTGGCAGCTTCCCTTGGAACAAcgagaaaaaaaggaagcctTTGTGGAATTTTCTACATTGCCAGCAG GTCCTCCAGCTCCACCTCAAGATGTTGCTGTCCGGGCTGGGTCCACCCCAGGGACCATCCAGGTGTCCTGGAAGCCCCCGACCCTGACGGCCACGGGGACCTCCCACGGCGCCAACGTCACAGGTTACGGGGTTTATGCGAGAGGGCAACGG GTGGCAGAGGTGATCTTCCCAACAGCAGAGAACACACTGGTGGAGCTGCTGAGACTGAGGAGTTTGGAAGCGAGGGAAGTCACTGTTCGAACGCTCTCTGCACAAGGGGAATCAGTGGACTCTTCTGTTGCTGCCATTCCACCCGACCTCCTGGTGCCTCCAACCCCTCACCCCAGAACTGCTCCCAAATCTAAGCCATTAGCAAGTGCCGGAGCCCCAGAAACCAAAGAAGAACATTTAGGTCCCCATTTGAAAAGGGATGAGTCGTGGGAGCAGACTCGTTCGGCGTCCCCCGTTCACGGACACACACTTGAGCCCCCCAGCTTCCACAGCCACGGGAGGAGGTCTCCATCCCCCAACAGgatcctccctcagccccaAGGCACACCCATCCCAAACACCGTCGCGAAAGCCAtggccagagaagctgcacAAAGGGTTGCAGAGAGCAACAGG ATGGAGAGGAGGAGTGTGTTCAGCGACAGGAGCAGTGCCCAGTATGCCAACTCtgatgaggaggaggatggcTATGATTCTCCCAATGTCAAAAGAAGGGGAGCTTCAGTGGATGATTTCCTAAAAGGGTCAGAACTTGGAAAGCAA CCTCACTATTGCCACGGGGAGGAGTATCacacagagagcagcagaggctCGGACCTGTCTGACATcatggaggaagatgaggaagagctTTACTCGGAAATGCAGCTGGAGGATGGAGGGAGGCGGCGAGTCAGTGGGAGCTCCCACAACGCCCTCAAG GAGTGCGATAAGACCACTGAAGCCACTTTTTTGGAACAGCCTGACTTTTCACAGCAGATACACCACAGTAAAAAGCTTTTCAGTATTCCAGAAGTAGCCGAAGAGGATGGGGAATACTCTGAACTGCTGTACAAGCAGGGTTTAGGCATGCCCTAtaaaaagaaccccaaaatAGCTAGAGACTCTAGAGCACCTAGGCCCTACAatcaagagcagcagcacaactTCTGGTACCCGGCCAAGCACAGGATTTCAGGCGGGGAGGATTTTGGCGCGGACGACAAAGGATGCAAGTACAGCCGGTCCCTCTCGAGGAGCCCGGACAGTGGCCTGGACTGTGGCAGCGAAGAGGAGGAGTCCCGTTTCAGTTTCAGATACCCCTGTGATGCAGTTTCTGCCCACGTGGCCCCTCGCTGCTGTGCAGAGCCCGctcactgctcctgcaggaagAGCACGAGGCCGTCGCTGGCGCGCAGGAAAACCTTGACCAGGCAAAGCAGCATCGAGGAAGATTTCGGGGACCTGGGGCCTTCCTTTGTAGAGCCCAGGAGCGAACAGGCCAAGCCCAGTTACGAGAGGAAGTATGAAGTTCAGAAGTGTAATAGAACAGATAATTTCTCTAATGAAGATGTTCAGGGAGGCTGGAAGACCGACTTTAAGCTGGCTGACTCTAGGGCAGCTGGGCCACTTGCAAAGCCATCCCACAGAGATGCAGAAGACTCTCTG ctTTTAGGTAATCCAGCGTCTGCAGGACGGCCTGAAAGGGTGGAACATGCAGGACGAAGGTCCTCTCATGGCAGTGCAGTGCCACAAAGGTCTCGGCCAATGTTGGTCCCTTCCATTG ATGGCTACGGTGGTCATGACCATCTTTCTCCAGACCTTTATGAAGAATCCGAAACAGATCCTGGCACAGAAGATATTTCCACTCGAATATTTGTTGCACTCTTTGACTACGATCCGCTGACCATGTCCCCAAATCCTGACGCCGCAGAGGAGGAGCTGCCCTTTAAAGAAGGACAGATCATAAAG GTTTATGGGGACAAAGATGCTGATGGATTTTATCGTGGAGAAACCTGTGCAAGAATTGGCCTTATCCCGTGTAACATGGTCTCTGAGATCCAAGCAGATGATGAAGAGATGATGGATCAGCTTCTTAAACaaggttttcttcctttgaacACACCAATTGAGAAAATTG agagaagcagaaggagTGGCAGACAACAGCCAGTGACTACAAGAAGGATGGTGGCACTGTATGATTATGATCCAAGAGAAAGTTCTCCTAACGTGGATGTAGAG GCCGAGCTGACATTCTGCACTGGGGACATTATCACTGTCTTTGGTGAGATTGATGAAGATGGATTTTACTAT GGTGAACTTAACGGACAAAAGGGGCTGGTTCCTTCCAACTTTCTTGAAGAAGTGCCTGATGATGTTGAAGTCTTTCTATCCGATGCACCCTCGCGCTACGTTCACGACACACCGACGCGGTCAAAAGCAAAAAGG GTTCCTCCTGAGAATACAGGTACATCCCGGAGAGCACCATCCCCCACAGTTCATCTCCATTCCGGGTCACCTACGTCACCTATGGGTTCTGGTAGTCCCGGGAGAGGCAGGGATATGTCCTcgaaaaagaaaaaggggctGCTTTCCAAAGGCAAGAAACTGCTGAAAAAGCTTGGTGCAGTGAAATGA
- the RIMBP2 gene encoding RIMS-binding protein 2 isoform X2 — MREAAERRQQLELEHEQALAVLNAKQQEIELLQKAQVEAKKEHEGAVQLLEAKVRELEEKCRTQSEQFNLLSRELEKFRQQAGKIDLLSSNTLAPSDISGSPGKSLSQLMNGIATSIGKVHESPSGSRCVISEFIRPLQISGDKPEQLSVKPTFLSKSRSGTPRCRFDSDMDNDQNSNTSKQRYSGKVHLCIARYSYNPFDGPNENPEAELPLTAGKYLYVYGDMDEDGFYEGELLDGQRGLVPSNFVDFVQDNETRLSSTLSSEQDQNFINHSGPALEGDLLEISPPSHIDSGVISNGAGTLDVNIDEIGEDIVPYPRKITLIKQLAKSVIVGWEPPVVPPGWGTISSYNVLVDKEIRMNVALGSRTKALIEKLNISACTYRISIQSITNKGNSDELQCTLLVGKDVIVAPSNLKVDNITQISAELSWLPTNSNYSHVIFLNEEEFDIVKAASYKYHFFNLKPNMAYKVKVMAKPHQMPWQLPLEQREKKEAFVEFSTLPAGPPAPPQDVAVRAGSTPGTIQVSWKPPTLTATGTSHGANVTGYGVYARGQRVAEVIFPTAENTLVELLRLRSLEAREVTVRTLSAQGESVDSSVAAIPPDLLVPPTPHPRTAPKSKPLASAGAPETKEEHLGPHLKRDESWEQTRSASPVHGHTLEPPSFHSHGRRSPSPNRILPQPQGTPIPNTVAKAMAREAAQRVAESNRMERRSVFSDRSSAQYANSDEEEDGYDSPNVKRRGASVDDFLKGSELGKQPHYCHGEEYHTESSRGSDLSDIMEEDEEELYSEMQLEDGGRRRVSGSSHNALKECDKTTEATFLEQPDFSQQIHHSKKLFSIPEVAEEDGEYSELLYKQGLGMPYKKNPKIARDSRAPRPYNQEQQHNFWYPAKHRISGGEDFGADDKGCKYSRSLSRSPDSGLDCGSEEEESRFSFRYPCDAVSAHVAPRCCAEPAHCSCRKSTRPSLARRKTLTRQSSIEEDFGDLGPSFVEPRSEQAKPSYERKYEVQKCNRTDNFSNEDVQGGWKTDFKLADSRAAGPLAKPSHRDAEDSLLLGNPASAGRPERVEHAGRRSSHGSAVPQRSRPMLVPSIEITMDSNSEGARSRSGSEGNISPVKEEAYYGSTGHKQWPPRRPMAPHYGHDGYGGHDHLSPDLYEESETDPGTEDISTRIFVALFDYDPLTMSPNPDAAEEELPFKEGQIIKVYGDKDADGFYRGETCARIGLIPCNMVSEIQADDEEMMDQLLKQGFLPLNTPIEKIAERSRRSGRQQPVTTRRMVALYDYDPRESSPNVDVEAELTFCTGDIITVFGEIDEDGFYYGELNGQKGLVPSNFLEEVPDDVEVFLSDAPSRYVHDTPTRSKAKRCAIFSNLYIKFASQF; from the exons GCTCAGGTTGAAGCTAAGAAGGAACATGAGGGAGCAGTTCAGTTGCTAGAG GCCAAGGTccgggagctggaggagaaatGCCGGACGCAGAGCGAGCAATTTAACCTCCTGtccagagagctggagaagtttcggcagcaggcagggaagatTGATCTCCTGAGCAGCAACACGTTGGCACCCTCGGATATCTCTGGTTCTCCTGGTAAATCTCTATCCCAGTTAATGAATGGAATAGCCACTTCTATAGGCAAAG TTCATGAAAGCCCTTCTGGAAGTCGCTGTGTGATCTCGGAGTTCATACGACCCCTTCAAATATCTGGAGACAAACCAGAACAACTGTCTGTCAAACCTACATTCCTGTCCAAGTCAAGATCTGGTACCCCAAGATGCAGATTTGATTCAGAC ATGGATAATGATCAGAATTCCAATACCTCAAAGCAGAGATATTCTGGGAAAGTCCATCTTTGCATTGCCCGTTATAG TTACAACCCTTTCGATGGACCAAACGAAAATCCAGAGGCAGAGCTCCCTCTTACGGCAGGAAAGTACCTTTACGTGTACGGAGACATGGATGAAGATGGCTTCTatgaag GAGAACTTCTGGATGGACAAAGAGGACTAGTCCCTTCAAACTTTGTGGATTTTGTTCAAGACAACGAGACCCGGTTATCAAGCACATTAAGCAGCGAACAAGATCAGAATTTTATCAACCACTCGGGTCCTGCTTTGGAAGGAGATCTCTTGGAGATAAGTCCCCCCAGTCACATAGACTCCGGCGTCATCAGCAACGGCGCAGGGACTCTGGATGTGAACATTGATGAAATTGGAGAAGACATTGTGCCTTATCCTAGAAAAATCACCCTTATCAAACAACTAGCCAAAAGTGTCATTGTGGGCTGGGAGCCACCAGTGGTGCCGCCCGGCTGGGGAACCATCAGCAGCTACAACGTCCTGGTGGACAAGGAAATCCGGATGAACGTCGCCTTGGGGAGCAGAACGAAAGCTCTCATAGAAAAGCTCAACATTTCTGCCTGCACATACAGAATATCCATCCAGAGCATCACCAACAAGGGCAACTCCGACGAGCTGCAGTGCACTCTGCTGGTGGGGAAGGATGTCATAGTCGCCCCCTCCAACCTGAAAGTGGACAATATAACCCAGATTTCTGCTGAGCTGTCCTGGCTCCCTACAAACAGTAATTACAGTCACGTCATCTTCCTTAATGAAGAAGAGTTTGACATTGTCAAGGCTGCTAGCTACAAgtaccatttttttaatttgaagccCAATATGGCCTACAAGGTGAAGGTCATGGCAAAGCCCCATCAGATGCCCTGGCAGCTTCCCTTGGAACAAcgagaaaaaaaggaagcctTTGTGGAATTTTCTACATTGCCAGCAG GTCCTCCAGCTCCACCTCAAGATGTTGCTGTCCGGGCTGGGTCCACCCCAGGGACCATCCAGGTGTCCTGGAAGCCCCCGACCCTGACGGCCACGGGGACCTCCCACGGCGCCAACGTCACAGGTTACGGGGTTTATGCGAGAGGGCAACGG GTGGCAGAGGTGATCTTCCCAACAGCAGAGAACACACTGGTGGAGCTGCTGAGACTGAGGAGTTTGGAAGCGAGGGAAGTCACTGTTCGAACGCTCTCTGCACAAGGGGAATCAGTGGACTCTTCTGTTGCTGCCATTCCACCCGACCTCCTGGTGCCTCCAACCCCTCACCCCAGAACTGCTCCCAAATCTAAGCCATTAGCAAGTGCCGGAGCCCCAGAAACCAAAGAAGAACATTTAGGTCCCCATTTGAAAAGGGATGAGTCGTGGGAGCAGACTCGTTCGGCGTCCCCCGTTCACGGACACACACTTGAGCCCCCCAGCTTCCACAGCCACGGGAGGAGGTCTCCATCCCCCAACAGgatcctccctcagccccaAGGCACACCCATCCCAAACACCGTCGCGAAAGCCAtggccagagaagctgcacAAAGGGTTGCAGAGAGCAACAGG ATGGAGAGGAGGAGTGTGTTCAGCGACAGGAGCAGTGCCCAGTATGCCAACTCtgatgaggaggaggatggcTATGATTCTCCCAATGTCAAAAGAAGGGGAGCTTCAGTGGATGATTTCCTAAAAGGGTCAGAACTTGGAAAGCAA CCTCACTATTGCCACGGGGAGGAGTATCacacagagagcagcagaggctCGGACCTGTCTGACATcatggaggaagatgaggaagagctTTACTCGGAAATGCAGCTGGAGGATGGAGGGAGGCGGCGAGTCAGTGGGAGCTCCCACAACGCCCTCAAG GAGTGCGATAAGACCACTGAAGCCACTTTTTTGGAACAGCCTGACTTTTCACAGCAGATACACCACAGTAAAAAGCTTTTCAGTATTCCAGAAGTAGCCGAAGAGGATGGGGAATACTCTGAACTGCTGTACAAGCAGGGTTTAGGCATGCCCTAtaaaaagaaccccaaaatAGCTAGAGACTCTAGAGCACCTAGGCCCTACAatcaagagcagcagcacaactTCTGGTACCCGGCCAAGCACAGGATTTCAGGCGGGGAGGATTTTGGCGCGGACGACAAAGGATGCAAGTACAGCCGGTCCCTCTCGAGGAGCCCGGACAGTGGCCTGGACTGTGGCAGCGAAGAGGAGGAGTCCCGTTTCAGTTTCAGATACCCCTGTGATGCAGTTTCTGCCCACGTGGCCCCTCGCTGCTGTGCAGAGCCCGctcactgctcctgcaggaagAGCACGAGGCCGTCGCTGGCGCGCAGGAAAACCTTGACCAGGCAAAGCAGCATCGAGGAAGATTTCGGGGACCTGGGGCCTTCCTTTGTAGAGCCCAGGAGCGAACAGGCCAAGCCCAGTTACGAGAGGAAGTATGAAGTTCAGAAGTGTAATAGAACAGATAATTTCTCTAATGAAGATGTTCAGGGAGGCTGGAAGACCGACTTTAAGCTGGCTGACTCTAGGGCAGCTGGGCCACTTGCAAAGCCATCCCACAGAGATGCAGAAGACTCTCTG ctTTTAGGTAATCCAGCGTCTGCAGGACGGCCTGAAAGGGTGGAACATGCAGGACGAAGGTCCTCTCATGGCAGTGCAGTGCCACAAAGGTCTCGGCCAATGTTGGTCCCTTCCATTG AAATTACAATGGACAGTAACAGTGAAGGCGCTCGGTCTCGGTCAGGTAGTGAGGGAAATATTTCACCTGTAAAAGAAGAAGCTTATTATGGCAGCACTGGACACAAGCAGTGGCCCCCGCGGCGTCCCATGGCCCCTCACTATGGACACG ATGGCTACGGTGGTCATGACCATCTTTCTCCAGACCTTTATGAAGAATCCGAAACAGATCCTGGCACAGAAGATATTTCCACTCGAATATTTGTTGCACTCTTTGACTACGATCCGCTGACCATGTCCCCAAATCCTGACGCCGCAGAGGAGGAGCTGCCCTTTAAAGAAGGACAGATCATAAAG GTTTATGGGGACAAAGATGCTGATGGATTTTATCGTGGAGAAACCTGTGCAAGAATTGGCCTTATCCCGTGTAACATGGTCTCTGAGATCCAAGCAGATGATGAAGAGATGATGGATCAGCTTCTTAAACaaggttttcttcctttgaacACACCAATTGAGAAAATTG cagagagaagcagaaggagTGGCAGACAACAGCCAGTGACTACAAGAAGGATGGTGGCACTGTATGATTATGATCCAAGAGAAAGTTCTCCTAACGTGGATGTAGAG GCCGAGCTGACATTCTGCACTGGGGACATTATCACTGTCTTTGGTGAGATTGATGAAGATGGATTTTACTAT GGTGAACTTAACGGACAAAAGGGGCTGGTTCCTTCCAACTTTCTTGAAGAAGTGCCTGATGATGTTGAAGTCTTTCTATCCGATGCACCCTCGCGCTACGTTCACGACACACCGACGCGGTCAAAAGCAAAAAGG tgTGCCATCTTCTCTAATCTGTACATAAAGTTTGCTAGccaattttaa